Genomic DNA from Haloplanus aerogenes:
AGATGTCGTACGGCGGCTGGGGATTTTCGACCGGGAGCCGGCCGGAGCCGGTCGGATCGAAGCGTACCCAGCCCGTATCGGGGAAGAACACCTCGACCCACGCGTGTCCCCGGTCGGCGGTGACGAGATACTGGTTCTCGCCCACGCGCTCGCCCGGCGCGTAGCCGACGACGTACCGCGCCGGAATCCCCTGCGTCCGCAGCATGACGACCATCGACGTGGCGTAATACTGGCAGTAGCCCGACTCCATCTCGAAGATGAACTGGTCGGCCACCGGCTCCCCCGCCTCGTGGCTGGCGTTCAGCGAGTAGGGTTTCTGCTGGAGCCAGTCCCGAATCGTCGTGGCTTCGTCGTACGGCGTCTCGTCGCCCGCGGTCAACTCGTCGGTGAACGCGCCCACTCGTTCGGGAGTCGTCTCGGGAAGCTGTGTGTACCGCCGCTCGATCCGGTCGGGGTAGTCGGTGCCCGCGGCGCGAAGCGTCGCCGAATCGCCGGGCGGCGCCGCGCTCCGGGCCAGATACGTCGTGCCTGCAGGGAGGCGTCGCGTCGCGCGGACGCCACCGACCGACGACGCCTCGACGCCTGCGCTTCCGTTCGCCACCTGGACCTGGCTCGGCTGCCACGCCGTCGGGAGCGACGACGAGGGGACCAGAAGCGTGACGCGGTAGTCCATCGACCGCCCTGCGGCCGTCTGGGCGTCGTTGGGGACGCCTCGGTCGATGGACTGCCACCGCGGCGAACTCGCCCACGTCGATCCGGTGTATCTCGTGTACGCCGTCTGGCGCCAGTACGTGTTCGTCGGTCCCTCGACGACGAACTGCGGGGTCTGTGCCAGCGACCGGCCCATCGACTGCGTGGAGCCGATCTGCGTCTCCGCCGGTGGCTGTGAGAGGGGAACGCCGCTCGGCGACCCACCTCCCAGCGCGCCGCCTGGCGGCGTGCCGCTGCGTCCCTGTTGGCCGGGTGTCGTCGGCGCCTCGGCCGTCGCCGTCCCCCGTTCGCTCGGTTCGCCGCCCGTCCCGCCGAGGCCGGCGCCCGGGAGGAGCGCCGCAGCGACGACGAGCGCCGCGACGACGGCTAGCGCGAGCGCTATCTCGCCGTATTCGACCCCGGTGCCGTCGGAGTCATCCGATCCTGACCCCCCGGATTCACTCATTGCCGATACTACAGGTCGGCCGTCCCCGACAATAACGCTGTTCCCGACCACGCGGGAGCCGAAACGATTTATCCCGGGGAACCGTACGCATCTCCCATGGTCGACAAGCCGCAGTCAGGATCGATTCTCGGTATCCCGTACAACTTCGAACGCCCGAGCCTCGGCCGCCTGCTCTCCGCGCACTGGAAGCCCGGCGAGGGCATGGTCGTCGAGAAGCCCTTCGGCATCGGCTACACGCTCAACCTGGCGAACTGGCGCTCGTGGATCGTCGTCCTCGTCGCCGGCGCCCTCCTCTGGCAGGAACGTGGCGGCCGCGACGGCCTCGACACCGACGACGACACCGACGACCCCGTCGAAGTCATCGTCGACGACTGATCGGGATCGTCGTTCAGTCGGCGGATTCTCGCCGACCTGATCCGGCGAGAATTCCGCATGATTCACGACAATCGCGACAGCGTGTCGGAGTACGCGTTCGAACTCGCGCTCTGTACCCACCTCGAACGAACCCGTGAGTGGGTACTCGGCCGGCAGATCGGCGCCTCGGTCGCCGACCCCGGCGCCCGGATCGTCGACGTCTGTGCGGTGGTCCCCGGCCCTGCGTTCGACCGCCGCGCCGCGATCACGAACGAGACGATTCCGCCGCGAGCCATCGAGAGCGGCGTGGGGCCCGGCCGCGCCGTCGACCCTTCCGACGCCTTCGACTGCGCGCCCGGTCACGCTCGCCGTATCGCCGACCGCGCCGTCGAGGTCGGCTTCTTCGAGGCCGAACGCCGCGGGAGTCGCCGGCACGTCCGCGCGACGACCCGCTACCCCGACTGGTTCGACCGCCTGATCGGCATCGAGAACAAACCCGACCTCGGGCGCCCCGGCGACCTCCAGCGACAACTCCGGTGTGACACCGCGCTCGGTCTCTTCGACATCTCCATCCTCGCGACCGAGAGCTACGTGACCGGCGCGCACCTGAACCGTATCCCGGAGTCGGTGGGCGTCTGGCGGTTCGTCGACGGCGACCTCACCGTCGTCCGCGAACCGACGCCGCTCGATCCGTCGACGCCGGGGATCGAACCGCTCGCGGAGCACCCGCTCCGGACCGACGTGGCGGTCGTCTCGGCGGCCGAAAAGGCGCGGAAGCGCCGCGCCATCGCCGAACGCGCCTACGGCAAGGGATGGCGACCACGCGACTATCCCGGGTGTGCGTCGATGTGTCCGACTGCGGACGGCCGCCCCCACTGTGCCGCGTTCGACCGCGTCGTCGATCCTGCGAGCGAGTGCGGCAAGTCGTGTTCCCGGTTCGACCCCGCCGATCCGCCCGCCGTCGACCGGGCGGCGTTGCGCGACGACCGGACGCCGTGGGTTGCCGATCCCGAAGGCGTCCGGCGCCGACAGACGGGGCTGGATCGGTTCACCTGAGTGCCGTCACCGCCGCCACGAGAACGGCGAGCACGAGGCCGGCGACTGCTGCCCGCTGTGGGTCGGGCGTACCGAGGAAGAGTAGCGAGACGCCGATCCAGACGAGTGCGCCCGCGAGGCCGCTGGCGGCGCCGCGGCCGAGCGTCGAGATCATATCGGCCTATCGCCCCGGGCCCTTAAAGGTCGTACTGCTCGCCGTCGACGGCCAGCGGTTCCTCGAACGCCTCGTCGGCCGGATAGTAGTGTGCGAGGTGGACCAACCGCGTCCGCTCGGCGTCGAGGTCGGCTGCGAGGTCGAGCGCCCCCTCGCGGGTCATGTGTTTCGTCCCGAACGTCCGCGGTACCCCTTCGTCGTCGTGGTGTTTGCCGCCGAACGGGTGGTGTTCGGCCGACGATGCGGGGACGATGGCGTCAGCGAGGAGGAGGTCGGGAGCCGCCAGTGCGTCCCGCGACGCCTCGGGGATGCCGTAACTCGTGTCGCCGGTGAGCGAACATTTCGCGCCCGTCTCGGGGTCCTCGACGACGACGCCGTAACACAGGAGCGGTGGGTGGTCGACGGGGACGAACCGTACGTCCAGCCCACAGACGCGGAAGCGTTCGTTCGGGGCATGATCGTGGACGCTCACCCGGTCGAGGTAGTCGTACTTCCGGCGGATGGTGCCCGCGACGCTCTCGTCGGTCACGGGGTCAACCTCGCCAGTCGCGTGGACGGGCAGGTCGTCGAACAGGCGGTAGGCGTTGCCTAACCCGTCGAGGTGGTCGAAGTGGATGTGCGTCACCAGCGCGGCGTCGGGCAGTGGCACGTCCTGTGTGAGAAACTGGTGGCGGAAGTCGGGGCTGAAGTCGATCAGAAGCGATTCGCCGGTCCGCTCGTTCTCGACGTGGACGGAGAAGCGCGAGCGTTCGACGCCGAGTTCGCGTGCCCGTTCGCAGGTGTCGCAGTCACAACCCACGGTCGGTGTGCCCGTCGTGTCTCCCGTCCCGAGTAGCGTCACCCGCATTCCCTCGGCGATTGCAGTCCGTCTGTCTTATACTGTCCGACGTACCTTCGTCGGCTCAGCGGTCGCGGCGCGACCGGTCGCCCCGGTGGCCGTGTCCGACGACGAGCGCAACGGCGTTACACAGGAGCAGGAGGCCGATCCGGGGCGGCGATGCACCGACGGCGAGCAAGCCGATGGCGGCAAAGGGGAGGGCAACGGCGCTCCAGAAGGCGGTGGCGCGGGCGGCGCCCTCGGCACGGGCGGCGGCCGAGCGAGCACGGGGGGTGGAGACGGAGGGGACCATATTTGTTCGTGTGCTCGACGGTGCAAAAGGGTACGCAAAACGAAAGCCTCTGTTTGAGTCTCAGTCGGTCGCCGTCAGATACCGATGTGCTTCTGGATGAGTCCTTCGTCCTGCAGTCGGCGGATATCGCCCTCTTCGACGATCCGGCCGTTCTCGATGATGTACCCCCGATCGGCGACTGAAGACACGAGTTCGATGTTCTGTTCGACGATGACCACGGGCACGTCTTCCTTTCGGTGAATCTCCGGCAGAATCTCGCCGATCTGCTTGACGATCGACGGCTGGATTCCTTCGGACGGTTCGTCGAGGAGGATGAGTTCGGGGTTCGTCACCAGTCCACGTCCGATGGCCAGCATCTGCTGTTGCCCGCCGCTGAGCGTCCCGCCTTTCTGTTCGAGCCGTTCCTCGAGGATCGGGAAATACTCGTACACTCGCTCGCGGTCGAGCGGTGTTCGGCCGGTAGCGGCGTAGGTTCCCATTTGGAGGTTCTCGTCGACGGTGAGATCCGGGAAGATCTCTCGCCCTTGTGGGATCAGGGTGATCCCGCGCCGTGCACGCTCGTGTGGGGGGCTGTCGGTCACATCCTCACCGTCGAAAGTGATTGTCCCCGAGTCGGATTCGAGGACGCCCGCGATCGCGCGAAGGAGCGTCGTCTTCCCCATCCCGTTGCGTCCGAGCACCGCGAGGATCTCGTCGTCGCTGCAGTTCAGCGAGAGATCGTTGATGATCCGTGTCTCCCCGTACGATACGTTTAGCGCGTCGATTGTAAGCATCATCGTCATCCACTCCCCAAGTACACGTTCTGCACTTCCTCGTTCGATTCGATATCTTCGACGCTACCCTGCGCGAGCACTGACCCCTGATGGAGAACAGTGACCGTCGAGGAGAGTTGGCGGACGAACTCGATGTCGTGTTCGATGGCAATGATGGAGACCCCTTCGGCGTCGTTGATCGAGGTGATCAGATCCGCGGTCTTCATCGTCTCTTCGGTCGTCATTCCGGCTGTCGGCTCGTCGAGGAGGATGAGCTGTGGATCGTTCGCCAGTACCATCCCGATCTCGAGCCACTGTTTCGTGCCGTGATCGAGCTTTCCGGCCGTTTCGTCGACGCGTTCGGTCAGTCCGATCAGATCGAGTAGCTCCGTCAGTCGCTCGTCGGCGTTCGGTGGCTTGTCCTCGCCGAACGCAATTCGGATGTTGCGCCGAACGCTCATTTCGTTGTACACCGAGGGTGTCTGGTACTTCCGGACCATTCCTCGGCGGGCGATTTCGTTGATGCTCTGGCCCGTGATGTCGTCGCCGTCGAAGTAGACGGTGCCGGAGTCGGGCTTGATAGCGCCGGTGATGAGATTGAAAAACGTCGTCTTACCGGCACCGTTCGGACCGATGACACATTCTATGTCGCCCTTTTCCATCTCGTAGTTGAGATTATCCGTCGCGACGACGCCGTCGAACTCCTTGACGAGGTTGTCGGTCTGTAGGATCGTGCTCACAGTTTCTCACCCCAGTCGTAGCGCTCAGCGAGATAGCCGACTACCCCTTTCTTGAACGTCACCACGACCGCGATGAAGATCAGGCCGAGGATGAGGATGTAGCGATCCGCGAGGGCAGAACTCAGCCCGGTCGATGCGGCGTTGACGAGGAGCCCACCGGTTATGGCGCCGAGCAGGAGGTTCCGGCCACCGACCGCGACCCAGATAACAACCTCCGTCGAGAGGACGAATCCGGTCAGCGGCGGCGAGACGAACTGTGACAGTGTTGCGTACAGCGCGCCCGCGATGCCGGCAAGCGCCCCAGAGACGGTGAACACTTGCGTCTTGTAGCGAGCGGTGTTGTAGCCGAGGCTCTTCGTCCGTTCCTCGTTTTCCTTGATGGCGAGGAGCGTCTCCCCGAAGTCGGAGCGGACGATCCGTCGGCAGAGGGCGTATCCACCGACGAGCGCCGCGAAAGCCACGTAGTAGAACACCCGGTCGTTGGCGAGTTGATAGCTGAACACCCCCGGAATCGACACCGCCATCCGGGGGAGGTAGATTCCGTTGAATCCGCCGAAGATGCTCGATACGCTGACCGCCAGCTGTTCGAGAATCACGGACAGTGCGAGGGTGATGATGACGAAGTAGACGTCTTTCACGTCGGAGTAGAACAGGAACCACCCGAGTATGGCGGCGATGGCGCCAGTAACTAGCGGAGCCAACACCAACGCGACGTACGCCGGATTGAGACCCGGGACGAACGTATACTTGAACGACCACGCCATGACGTACGCCCCGAGTCCGAAGAATGCGGCCTGCCCGAAGCTGAGGATACCGACGTACCCCCAGAGGAGGCCGAGGCTCAATGCCATGAGCGAGAACAAGTAGTACTGGGCCGCGAGGAAGGCCAGATATGGCTGGAGTACGACCGGCAGGAAGAGCCCGACGACAGTCGCGCCCAACAACACTTTCTCCGACATCGACGCTTGGTACAATGCCCCTTTCGTTCGATCGATATACGACATTATTGTCCTCCGAACAGTCCCTCGGGTTTGATCCGAATGACGATGATTGCGAACGCGAACACGACCGTCTGTGCGAACGTCTGGGAACTCACGAACGAGAGTGCCGCTGCGGACCCGCCGATGAGACCGGAGCCGCCGAGCGTCCCGGCGAGTAACTGCCCCGTTCCACCGACGATGACCACGAAGAAGGACTGGACGAGATAACCCAACCCAGTCCTCGGGTCGGCGCCCACGATCGGCGAGACGGCTGCCCCGGCGAGCCCCGCCAGCCCGGCTCCGATCATGAACGTCACCATGTAGACGAACCGAACGTCAGTACCGAGCATCCCGGCCATCTCGTCGTTCTGGATCACCGCTCGGGATTTGATGCCGAAATCGGTGTATTTGAACGTCACGTACGTGACCACGAGGAGCACGATGGCCAGTCCGACCAGGAGGATGCGATACTGTGGTAGATTCGCACCGAACACCTCGACCGGTGTGGAGTAGGGGTTCGGAACTGACTGTGCACTCGTCCCGAAGATGACTTTGATCAGTTCTTGGATCACCAGCGCGAATCCCCACGTCGCCAGCAACGTGTCGACCGGGCGCTCGTAGAGGCGATTGATGACTGTCCGCTCCATGATCAGCCCGACGAGCGCGACGACGATCGGTGCAATGACGAACGCGGTCCAGAGGCTGAAGCCTGCATTCGTCACCGTGTACGCGACGTACGCCCCGACAGTTATCAGCGCACCGTGGGCGAGGTTGATCACGCCCATCATCCCGAAGATGATGGCGAGTCCGAGCGCTGCGACGATCAGAATTGACGTGGCGAACAGGGTCTGACTGATGATACTGGCGAAATCGAGCGCGAGCATCGATCGGCCGAGTTAGTTACCCTTTCCGAGCGGGAATTCGCAGTTCGCCGTCTCCGGTGTCACCGACTCCTGCTTGTCGATGATCTCGAACATCCCCTCGAAGTCGTTGGTGTCCGACCAACTCTCGGGCACGCGCGTCAGATACGACGGTAGGACCATCTGATGGTCTTTCTCGCGCATCTTCAACTCGCCCTGTGGCCCGGTGTGCGAGAGTCCTTCGAGGCCGCCGATGATGTCGTCGGTGTTGACCGACCCAACCTCGTTCGCGGCCTTGGCGAACATGTGGCCAGCGTTGTACATCGCGGCGCCAACCGTGTCCATGCCCGCGTTCTCGCCGTACTCCGACTGGACCTTGCTGACGAACTGCTTGTTCAGTTCCGTGTCGATGGTGTGGAAGTAGTCGAAGCTCACGTACGTCCCGTGGGCGGCCTGTGGTCCCTTCCCCTGGGTGGCGAACTCCTCGTCGTCGACCGTCCAGTACGTGAATTCCTCGTTGAGGCCGCGGCTGTAGAACTGCTTGGCGAACGCGATGGTGTCCGTTCCGGTGAGGGTTCCGAACACGATGTCGGCGTCCGAGTTAGAGATGCGCGAGAGCACCGATCCGAAGTCGGAGGTGCCGAGCGGGATGTACTCCTCGCCGACGACGTTGCCGCCGAGTTCTTGGAGGTTGGCTTTCACCCGCTTGTTCGTGAAGCGCGGCCAGACGTAGTCCGACCCGACCATGTAGAAGTTGCTCCCGTGTTCGGAGGTCATGTGGTCCATCCACGGTGCCGCCTGCTGGGAGGGGACGATGCCGAACATGAAGAGCAGGTCGTTACACGTCCCCGGGAAGTTCTCTTGATCCTGACCCTCGTAGAAGGTGGGGTAGAGCAGCACCTTGTCCTCTTGGGTCACGACCGGTGCCGCGGCGTTTCGCGAGGCACTACTGAACGTACCGGCGACCACATCGACGTTGTCCTGTCGGATCACTTTCTGTGCCTTCTCTGTCACCGTCTTGGGGTCGGTCTGGGTGTCCTCGACGATGACCTCCACGTCGCGCCCGTTGATCCCCCCGTTCGCGTTGACTTCATCCATCGCGAGTTCGAAGCCACGGCGGTGAGCCTTCCCGTACACCGTCCACGCGCCGCTCAGCGGTGAGAGTACACCGACCCGTACCGGTCCGGAACTTCCGCCACCACCGCTCCCGCCGAGACACCCGCCCAGTGCAGTCAGTCCAGTTGTCGCCGCTCCGCTCTGTATGAGTCGCCTCCGACTCAATCGCGTTGTCCGATTCTGCCCATCGTCATTACGTGACATACCCTGACGATGTATTACCCACATATACATTTTGCCCACTAGCTGAGACGACATCTGCCCCGTAGAACCACCCCACCGAAACCCACAGATATCCTTTTGCACGCCGCCCGAGCAGTACGACCTGTGACCTCCCAATCTTTCCAGATACGCGCGGACCGACTCCGGACCGACATCGAGACGACGGGAGCGTTCGGTGCCGTCGACGCTTCGGAGGGGCGGGGGCGGACTGTCCTGACCGGATCGACGGCGAACCGGAACGCCCGTGATCGGCTGGTCAAACGCTTCGAAGAGGCGGGTCTCGAGGTTCGTGTCGATGCCGTCGGCAACATCGCCGGCCGCTGGGTGCCGCCAAGCGCCGACCCGACGGCGGCACCCGTAGCAGTCGGAAGCCACCTCGACTCCGTTCCTCGCGGCGGCATCTTCGACGGCCCACTCGGCGTCTACGCCGGCCTCGAAGCCGTCCGAGCCATG
This window encodes:
- a CDS encoding DUF5808 domain-containing protein, translated to MVDKPQSGSILGIPYNFERPSLGRLLSAHWKPGEGMVVEKPFGIGYTLNLANWRSWIVVLVAGALLWQERGGRDGLDTDDDTDDPVEVIVDD
- a CDS encoding DUF5787 family protein encodes the protein MIHDNRDSVSEYAFELALCTHLERTREWVLGRQIGASVADPGARIVDVCAVVPGPAFDRRAAITNETIPPRAIESGVGPGRAVDPSDAFDCAPGHARRIADRAVEVGFFEAERRGSRRHVRATTRYPDWFDRLIGIENKPDLGRPGDLQRQLRCDTALGLFDISILATESYVTGAHLNRIPESVGVWRFVDGDLTVVREPTPLDPSTPGIEPLAEHPLRTDVAVVSAAEKARKRRAIAERAYGKGWRPRDYPGCASMCPTADGRPHCAAFDRVVDPASECGKSCSRFDPADPPAVDRAALRDDRTPWVADPEGVRRRQTGLDRFT
- a CDS encoding MBL fold metallo-hydrolase: MRVTLLGTGDTTGTPTVGCDCDTCERARELGVERSRFSVHVENERTGESLLIDFSPDFRHQFLTQDVPLPDAALVTHIHFDHLDGLGNAYRLFDDLPVHATGEVDPVTDESVAGTIRRKYDYLDRVSVHDHAPNERFRVCGLDVRFVPVDHPPLLCYGVVVEDPETGAKCSLTGDTSYGIPEASRDALAAPDLLLADAIVPASSAEHHPFGGKHHDDEGVPRTFGTKHMTREGALDLAADLDAERTRLVHLAHYYPADEAFEEPLAVDGEQYDL
- a CDS encoding ABC transporter ATP-binding protein; this encodes MMLTIDALNVSYGETRIINDLSLNCSDDEILAVLGRNGMGKTTLLRAIAGVLESDSGTITFDGEDVTDSPPHERARRGITLIPQGREIFPDLTVDENLQMGTYAATGRTPLDRERVYEYFPILEERLEQKGGTLSGGQQQMLAIGRGLVTNPELILLDEPSEGIQPSIVKQIGEILPEIHRKEDVPVVIVEQNIELVSSVADRGYIIENGRIVEEGDIRRLQDEGLIQKHIGI
- a CDS encoding ATP-binding cassette domain-containing protein — protein: MSTILQTDNLVKEFDGVVATDNLNYEMEKGDIECVIGPNGAGKTTFFNLITGAIKPDSGTVYFDGDDITGQSINEIARRGMVRKYQTPSVYNEMSVRRNIRIAFGEDKPPNADERLTELLDLIGLTERVDETAGKLDHGTKQWLEIGMVLANDPQLILLDEPTAGMTTEETMKTADLITSINDAEGVSIIAIEHDIEFVRQLSSTVTVLHQGSVLAQGSVEDIESNEEVQNVYLGSG
- a CDS encoding branched-chain amino acid ABC transporter permease, encoding MSYIDRTKGALYQASMSEKVLLGATVVGLFLPVVLQPYLAFLAAQYYLFSLMALSLGLLWGYVGILSFGQAAFFGLGAYVMAWSFKYTFVPGLNPAYVALVLAPLVTGAIAAILGWFLFYSDVKDVYFVIITLALSVILEQLAVSVSSIFGGFNGIYLPRMAVSIPGVFSYQLANDRVFYYVAFAALVGGYALCRRIVRSDFGETLLAIKENEERTKSLGYNTARYKTQVFTVSGALAGIAGALYATLSQFVSPPLTGFVLSTEVVIWVAVGGRNLLLGAITGGLLVNAASTGLSSALADRYILILGLIFIAVVVTFKKGVVGYLAERYDWGEKL
- a CDS encoding branched-chain amino acid ABC transporter permease, yielding MLALDFASIISQTLFATSILIVAALGLAIIFGMMGVINLAHGALITVGAYVAYTVTNAGFSLWTAFVIAPIVVALVGLIMERTVINRLYERPVDTLLATWGFALVIQELIKVIFGTSAQSVPNPYSTPVEVFGANLPQYRILLVGLAIVLLVVTYVTFKYTDFGIKSRAVIQNDEMAGMLGTDVRFVYMVTFMIGAGLAGLAGAAVSPIVGADPRTGLGYLVQSFFVVIVGGTGQLLAGTLGGSGLIGGSAAALSFVSSQTFAQTVVFAFAIIVIRIKPEGLFGGQ
- a CDS encoding substrate-binding protein, yielding MSSQLVGKMYMWVIHRQGMSRNDDGQNRTTRLSRRRLIQSGAATTGLTALGGCLGGSGGGGSSGPVRVGVLSPLSGAWTVYGKAHRRGFELAMDEVNANGGINGRDVEVIVEDTQTDPKTVTEKAQKVIRQDNVDVVAGTFSSASRNAAAPVVTQEDKVLLYPTFYEGQDQENFPGTCNDLLFMFGIVPSQQAAPWMDHMTSEHGSNFYMVGSDYVWPRFTNKRVKANLQELGGNVVGEEYIPLGTSDFGSVLSRISNSDADIVFGTLTGTDTIAFAKQFYSRGLNEEFTYWTVDDEEFATQGKGPQAAHGTYVSFDYFHTIDTELNKQFVSKVQSEYGENAGMDTVGAAMYNAGHMFAKAANEVGSVNTDDIIGGLEGLSHTGPQGELKMREKDHQMVLPSYLTRVPESWSDTNDFEGMFEIIDKQESVTPETANCEFPLGKGN